The Nostoc cf. commune SO-36 genomic sequence AGCATCAGAGCGGTTAATATCATCACCAAGGTAACTGGGATGCTCATAGGGTAAAACCGTTGGTTGCTGTTTTCTCTCCACCGATGGATTTTGCCAGCTAGCAGTAGAGAAGCGAATATCAACCAAAGGTGTTGGCAGCTTTTTATTCAACTTTAAAAGCAGCGATGTTCGACCAAAAGTCAGGTTTTGCGCCCAAGCAGCACTAGAAGTTGCCACCGACAAAACATCACGCTGAATCGACAATGGTCGAGTATTTGCGGCAACCACTGGCCCAACAACTTCTGCCCAAAACTTGAGCAGGCGTTGAAATGGTTGCTCCTGCCATTTAGCCTGCTTTTCCAGAACGCCTAAAATATCATTAATTGGTTTCAACGACATCGTTAAAAATGGTGACTGGGGGCTGGGGATTTGGGACTGGTGGACAAGGGGAATAACCCAATGTCTACCCTATATATTTAAATAATTTCCGCTAATATTGTCACAAATATATAAGTTAATTCCAGCAGTCTAAGTTTGAGGTACAGAGGCAATGACTCAAAACCCCCTGAACGATTCCGGTACTAAATCGTCTAAAACACCTGGGTTGAAACCAGCACTAGCAGCAGCACTAGCGAGTTTAGAAGTGCCGCTAGATCAAGAGTTAGCTCGATACAGACGCACGCGAAATGGTTTGGTGTCATTGAACCAGTCCCGTGTTGCAAGTTACATGAGCAATCAATCCCAGTCGATGGCTGCTACTCCTACAAAATTGGGCACACCTCAGTCTTCAGTAACAGAAATTAAAACTAATGTGCCGCCTGGATCTCTAACTGTGAATCATCAGAAAACCTCAGCCGCAGCTACGGCAAAAATTGACCCACCACCATCTTCTGTAGCTGTGAATCCTGAGATGAAACCAGCCCCAGTCAAGGCAAAGACCGAAGAACTCAATAATCTTAACGTTACCTCCACTTCCGATTCTGCTAAAACCCAAACTCAACTTCCACCACCCCCGCCTAACTTTAATAGCAGCATTGTGCCAGCACTCGTTAAAGATACTAAAAGCGAAAATCTCTTGCAGCCAGATGACACACCCAAGCACCCAGATGACTATTTGGAATCTAGTGAAGCCTTGCTACGAAGTCTGACAGAAGAACAACCAGAAACCAAGAAGGCAAGCAATTCTAGCGACAGTCTGCTATCACCTTTGGGTATTGGTTCTATGTTGCTGCTATTGGTGGCAAGTATTACCTTGGGCTATGTGGTGTTCAATCCCAAAAGCTTGCCACAATGGAATTTAGGCAACTTGTTCAACGGAAACTCGTCTCCCGCACCAGAAAATACTGAAGTAGTTGGGAGTACTACCCAACCGCAAATCCAACCACCAAGCACATCTATACCCAAGTATCCCAATCTCGCTGCCGAAGAGTTTCCTGAGGTGAGAGATCCTAATGATGTCGTTGGCTTAAAACCCAAAGTCGAACCCAGCCTCGCAGTAGTGCCTAATCCAGTTGTTCCCCAGAACTCCACAAATTCTCAAGGGGCTTTGCCTGAAATCAACACAGCCCTAAAACCGACAAATCCGATCGCCTTAGCACCAGTACCGACAGTACAGTCTTTGCCCACCCGGAATTTGCCTCCTACTTCAACGGCAAAAACCTCGCCCAAGCCAATCGCCACCTCACCGAAGCCGAATGCAGAAATCAAACCAGGAACAGATGGGTTTTATCATGTAGTGATAGATAATAAAGATGCGGCTTTTGCCTCAGCACGGCAAATAGTTCCCGATGCTTATTTATCACCCAACAAAGAATTGATTTATCTGGGTGCTTTTAAAACTAAAGAGCAAGTGAGACAACAGATGCGACTGTTAGAGGCGAAGGGAATTAAAGCGCGGGTTCAGCAGCCATGATCTGCAAAAATCTACGATACGATGAGATAACAGTCCTGAGTCATGAGTGTTGAGTCCTGCGTGAACAGGGCACGGGGATACGAAGACATGAGAGAGAATGAGAACATTTTTATTATCTGCGTTGCCGCATCTACCACTTTTCACCTCCTCTTAATACTCAGTACTGAGTTAGTTAGGATGTGGTAGCCACAGATGCGGTGATAGTTCTTAGTCAGCGATTCATTGCTCAAAACAAGGATTATCAGGACTAAAGTCCCAACTACAAACTTTACTTTAATTTGTTTATGCCTAACGACTTATCAAAACTCATTACTCAGCACTGAGTTTCGTGAATGGAGAGCCGACATGGAATTAATCAAGCGTATCCTGCGGGTGATTCGCGCTAATCTCAATAGTTTGATCGGTGGTGCAGAAGATCCAGAAAAGATTTTGGAGCAAGTTGTCTTAGAGATGCAGGAAAATTTGGTGCAGTTGCGGCAGGGTGTAGCACAAGCGATCGCTACCCAAAAACGTACTGAACGACAGGCTGCGGCTGCCCAGTCTCAAACAGAAGAATGGTATCGCCGCGCCCAATTGGCCTTGCAACAAAGCAACGAACCTCTAGCACGCGAAGCTTTGACTAAGCGCCAAGCCTATAAACAAACCACTACAGCCCTATTTTCCCAAATAGAGCAGCAAAACGATATAGTCGCTAGGCTAAAAACGGATATGCGATCGCTAGAGTTAAAAATCTCCGAGGCGAAAACAAAAAAAGATATGTATATTGCTCGCGCCCGTTCTGCTGAAGCCTCTTCTCGCCTCCAAGAAATGCTCGGCGGAGTTTCTGCCACCAGTAGTCTGAGTGCTTTTGAGCGCATGGAAGAAAAAGTTTCGCAAATAGAAGCGAAATCAGAAGCTATTGCCCAACTGAGTAGCGATGACTTGGAAACACAATTTACTTCCTTGGAATCTACTAATAATGTAGATACCGAATTGGCAGCGATGAAGGTGCAGGTTTTAAACCAAGCAGAAAACACACAGCACAACAGCCTTCTAACTGAGGGAAACCAGAAGACAATGCAGCCTCCTAAACAGCAGTTACCCAAAACTAAGGACTCTTGAAGTGCAGCTAATTACCCCTCTTTAGAGATATCTTAACAATTAGGAGTTGTTAGGAGGTACTCATTCAAACCGAAAAGATTACATTAAAATAGGTAGCTATTAAAAAGTAAAAAAGCTAACTGTTCAACAAAAAGCGTAAATTACACAAGGAAAAACAAAGTTATGGGATTATTCGATCGCATTAAGCGAGTAGTTAGTTCTAACCTCAACGACCTCGTTAACAAAGCCGAAGACCCCGAAAAAATGCTAGAGCAAGCCATCCTGGAAATGCAGGAAGACTTGGTGCAACTGCGTCAGGGAGTAGCCCAGACGATCGCTTCCCAAAAACGCAGTGAGAAGCAGTACAATGATGCTCAAAATGAAATCAATAAGTGGCAACGCAATGCCCAACTGGCGCTGCAAAAAGGTGATGAAAACTTAGCCAGACAAGCTTTAGAGCGGAAAAAGACTTATACAGACACCAGCGCTGCCCTGAAAGCTAGTCTCGATACCCAAAGCACTCAAGTTGAAACCCTCAAGCGCAACTTAATCCAG encodes the following:
- a CDS encoding DUF721 domain-containing protein, with protein sequence MSLKPINDILGVLEKQAKWQEQPFQRLLKFWAEVVGPVVAANTRPLSIQRDVLSVATSSAAWAQNLTFGRTSLLLKLNKKLPTPLVDIRFSTASWQNPSVERKQQPTVLPYEHPSYLGDDINRSDATPTKDVNVAFEHWTKIMRSRSHGLPLCPQCQSPTPPGELQRWQVCSVCAAKQF
- a CDS encoding PspA/IM30 family protein; translation: MELIKRILRVIRANLNSLIGGAEDPEKILEQVVLEMQENLVQLRQGVAQAIATQKRTERQAAAAQSQTEEWYRRAQLALQQSNEPLAREALTKRQAYKQTTTALFSQIEQQNDIVARLKTDMRSLELKISEAKTKKDMYIARARSAEASSRLQEMLGGVSATSSLSAFERMEEKVSQIEAKSEAIAQLSSDDLETQFTSLESTNNVDTELAAMKVQVLNQAENTQHNSLLTEGNQKTMQPPKQQLPKTKDS